The Carassius carassius chromosome 2, fCarCar2.1, whole genome shotgun sequence genome has a segment encoding these proteins:
- the LOC132095956 gene encoding uncharacterized protein LOC132095956 has translation MGSNQSVLKDNGYTIVSGQENKTLVKNKIGDQFVIKKLKAHQILDWTVKICMALKHLHDQQILHENLQPKSIFFTACGTIRLGEFGKIHEWSTDAKTEALSYVPPEILSNRPYDDKSEIWSLGCIIYEMCMQKCAFPGRNTVEIISKILSCSYKALPRTFSKDLRQLVTDTLQIDPANRPSVSEILMRPFIIKYLYEKSTQTIKELNVRKKYEDTLETLNVSLDSQETPKEAKVSLKVLEELADGLETVYYNTTVGSLTGGVVGLAGGITSIVGLILTPFTLGASLIVTGVGIGVAVAGGVTAGVSNVTKMVNQRSNRQKIKMIIAELQEKITSTSCCIQIIQIAVKIEQMRLHNSRISLSNAQSDENVFANAGARLGRGLGGIPELIRLAEVASIGKVAAQTVRAVRVAEAATGVLSGLFVAVDIFFIALDSKEIHKLRSDYASIATRQESSTRSTESESGHSDAQNQQSKLQSEIVKFVIKIRDTVDELNEYMNELNEELEILRTALPNSYN, from the exons ATTCTGGACTGGACTGTGAAGATCTGCATGGCATTAAAGCACCTGCATGATCAACAGATCCTCCATGAAAACCTGCAGCCAAAG AGTATATTTTTCACTGCATGTGGAACCATTCGTCTGGGAGAGTTTGGAAAGATTCATGAATG GTCCACTGATGCAAAAACTGAAGCTCTCTCATACGTTCCTCCTGAGATTTTGAGCAACAGACCTTATGATGACAAAtc TGAAATCTGGAGTCTGGGCTGTATCATCTATGAGATGTGCATGCAGAAGTGTGCT TTTCCAGGAAGAAACACAGTTGAGATTATTTCAAAGATACTGAGCTGCTCCTACAAAGCTCTGCCACGTACCTTCTCTAAGGACCTCCGTCAGCTGGTAACAGACACACTTCAGATTGATCCAGCGAATCGACCGTCTGTCAGTGAGATCTTGATGAGGCCTTTCATTATTAAATACCTTTATGAAAAG agcacaCAAACTATAAAAGAGCTTAATGTGCGTAAAAAATATGAAGACACTCTAGAGACACTTAATGTGTCTTTAGACAGTCAAGAGACACCTAAAGAGGCTAAAGTCAGTCTAAAGGTACTGGAAGAGCTGGCTGATGGTTTGGAGACAGTCTACTACAACACAACGGTTGGCAGTCTCACAGGAGGAGTAGTAGGTCTGGCTGGAGGAATCACATCTATAGTTGGACTTATTCTCACTCCATTCACACTTGGAGCTTCTCTGATTGTGACAGGAGTGGGAATTGGTGTGGCTGTCGCAGGTGGAGTCACAGCTGGTGTGAGCAATGTGACAAAGATGGTTAACCAGCGTTCAAACCGCCAAAAGATCAAAATGATTATTGCAGAGTTACAAGAAAAAATTACCTCCACAAGCTGCTGCATCCAAATCATCCAAATAGCAGTGAAAATTGAACAAATGAGATTACACAATAGCAGAATATCATTGTCCAATGCACAGTCTGATGAGAATGTGTTTGCAAATGCTGGAGCTCGACTTGGACGAGGGCTGGGAGGAATTCCAGAGCTCATACGTTTAGCTGAAGTCGCAAGTATTGGGAAAGTTGCAGCTCAGACTGTAAGAGCTGTTCGCGTGGCTGAAGCAGCTACAGGGGTTCTGTCTGGACTTTTTGTAGCTGTTGATATCTTCTTTATTGCCCTCGACTCCAAAGAAATTCACAAACTCCGCAGCGATTATGCTTCAATAGCGACCAGACAAGAATCAAGCACTAGGTCAACTGAGAGTGAATCAGGGCACAGTGATGCACAGAATCAGCAATCAAAGCTGCAGTCTGAAATCGTGAAGTTTGTGATCAAAATAAGGGACACTGTAGATGAGCTAAATGAGtatatgaatgaattaaatgaagAACTGGAAATACTTAGAACTGCGTTACCAAACAGTTACAATTAA